GCACAAATGAGGTGCTTACCAGACATGGGTTGCGTGCGTTAGTCCTGCATGTTAACTGGGGAGAAGCGTTGCGTGACCTGCTTTTctggggggggaggaaataagccccacagtcctgggatGGCGTGTGGAGCAACAGCACCTTCCTGGGGAAGCACCAGCTCCTGGTCAGATGTGGGAGAGCAGCTGCCACGCGGGAATCTGCTACCCTGTGGAAACTCGCCTTTGTCCATATCCTCACGgtaacggattttttttttaattggatataAGAGATACCGGCATCTTCCTATTCCTAATTTAAAATGACACCCAGCACCCCTTAGCCTGTGAAGCATGAGGCTCTATATctggcacaggaaaggaaaatcacCCTATAATACTTAAaacggcttaaaaaaaaaatatgatggtTTACTCTCATAACTTGTTGACTGGTTCAGTTTCAAAATATTATTGCATATTCATAATACTTTACTTACAATTACAAATATGGATTCACTGTTTTAAGATTAATTGTAAACCCCAGACCGCTGTCTGCCGttcagttcaagaaaaaaagtaatattttagacTCAGGGGAACCACATCAGTGAAAGTAATTTCTAGTCTGTTGCAGAGAGCTCGTCTTTCAGATGACGATACTCAAAGACTAGAGGAAGTTTCTTTTAGGCTGCTCTCTAGAAGCAGCAGTAGTTCTAAGAACTGTTACAGAGGaatgtattaataaataattgGGGTCACTCGGAAGGGTACTTGTCATTCTGTCTTGAAATGTTCTGGCCGCTTTTCAGCCACTGAAAGGTAGAAAAAGGGGCTCTCCGAGGGTTCTATGAAGttaaaatgatttgttttctACAGAACAGCTGCTTCTATGAGATACAACCTgctttatattaatatatacaaaacagtaTAGAATAGACTTCAGAGCATAACATCttttatgaaaagaaacagtaaatactttaaatcagaatttaaatTAACAACAGTGTAACAGTAAATCAGGATCTGCTTGTATCTGTTTGTGTGTAAAGATAAGGAGGGAAGGGTTTACTAACGGTGTTTCATATTCCATTCCCTGACCAAACCTCCCGTTACCTACTACTGCTCGGTTCTGTGTCGGGTAGAAGGTACTTTTTTTAAGGCAGTTTAACTTGGTGTTAACTTCAGCTGATGAAGAACAAATATATTTGAACttgtcctcttaaaaaaaaaagtggacttaAAGAGCCAGTATAGGGtagcattattttaattttaaagtactaACAAGAGCTGAAAGTCAGGAAAGTACCTATGTGCTGGATGCAAAAATGCTGTCAAATCAAATTTATTCCATGTCAGGGAAGATTTACTAAGAATAAACAGGCCAGTTCAGTCTCTGTCCTAAACTTGCTGGTTTTGTGGGAATTTTAAACCAGACATGAAAGCTGAATTTACATGAGAGCGCAATCCATTGTGGGATGACAATACAGGCGTCTCTTGTCACTTAAGAAACAGGATCTGAAAcgcctgtattttttttttacctattagTAAGAGTAAGTAAAAgagtttaaattttaaacagttCTGTGAGTAGAAGGAAATTGCACAACCTATTTAAGGTCGTGCAACTCAAATACAGGATTCAGCTTCAGGGGTATCTTGAAAATTAGactaagcttttctttaaaaggcagGAGTGACAGCACCCCCCGAGGAACCTGATGTTGCGGAGGACGTGGGGAGATGGAAGGAAGCACCCAGGGAACTGCTAAAGGAAGCAGGTACTAACCAGCTACTCCACCTATTTTCCAGCGGGACCCGaaggctgcagcctgctccaCGCACCTCGCTACGCTCACGGGGGGCACCGAGCAGTAGTGGTGGCTCCTGTTCTCCTATGCCTGTGCAACACCAGTGCTCAGAACGGCTCACCGGGTAAGGACACTAGGCTTGGGACAAAAATATGACACATGAGTAGAAACACGATTGATTACAGCACCTTGTGGGAGATGGGACAGATTCCACTTGGGAAGGAGTcggaggcagcagccagagcaggagGCGGCTGGAGTAGACTGTTTGTCCTGATTTAGGTACAGCAGATGACCACAGGTTGCTCTTTGGCTgaaccccaccccaccccagacACACCAGCTCTAATAACAGACAGAGTCGCGTACCGTGGTTGAGAGGAGGAAGAGTGTGGAAAGGAACGGAATAAATTCATAAGCAGATCAGAGTTGAGGTGGAACTTACTGTTGTGTGTTTCAGTGTTAAGCCCACTCCCCTGGCACACCTCTATCCTTGCacgggaagggaaggcaaggctgGCCAAGTAACTTAGGCACGGAACGGTACCATCTGTCCCAGCTGACACTGGAACTGCAGTGTTGTATCCCAGTGATTACGTAGGCACAGGCCAGTGCCCTGATGCACGTATTACAGGGAAACCAGGTGGCAGACTACCTCCAGTGTAGCCCGACAGGAGGTATGGGTAGCAACCAACTGCTACATGCCAATTTTGAAAATGCAGTCTTACTGTTTTGAGGCTTAAAAACAGTATAAGCGCAGAAACCCAGGGACTGCTTGAGGCTCAACTAAAGTCTGActtaggaaagcaaaggaaaaaaatacctaacCCGTTGGCCAATCCAGCCCTGTTCTTGTGGCATCAGTTTTTTGACAGCAGTAGATGGGTTCCTGTTCAGTTTCAGAAGAACCCTGTGGCCTCTGTAGCAGAGAGAAAGTGGCACGACAGCATGGATAGTTTCACCCTGTCACAATGCAGAGTAAAGCAATTTGTCCACGTCAGCTTCAGCGGGGATTCAAGCTGACCTACCTTGGTGCACACTGAAACAGGGCAGGAGAAGCGATCGTGTGGTGAAGTTAATGCCACTGAGCTGGAATGGTGGGGACATAGAAGATGGGCTAAAGTATGAGAGCTACTGGGACAGTAGGTTCTCGGTGTTCAGCtaaattttcaagaaaacagaaatgggCCCATTAACACACTGGAAGGATGTTACAACTGCCTGAACTCTTCCATTAGCAGATGTATTTGAAGCTTTACAAGTTGTTAAGGATACAGTACATCTACCTACCTTCGCTCTATGCAGTAATTTTATTGCCTCACGTCTCTCCCTTGTCCCCCAAAGATCTCTAGCAGACATGATTATGTGGCTGATGACAGTCCAACGATTTTTCAGTCGTGCAGAAATGTGTGATCTCTGGGTGCATGATCTTCAGCATGACAACATTAATAAGTCTTTGGAAACCTGTCTGCAATTGCCGGACTCAGTGCAGGAATTTTACATTCTCTTGGAGCGAGTGTGCAGCTGATGTTGCTCTACTGTCTGTTATCTTTGGACACGTTGTGTGCCAGCCAGTTCACTTTGGTTTTCCAGCTCTCTCGAAGGGCTTCATTGAACTTCAGTCTGAAGTGCTTCAGTGCCTCCTCATCTGTCTTCCCAAGGGCTAGGGAATCCtgaaggaaagaggcagaaatcgGTGTAGCCTCACTGAAAGCGCAACTGAACAATTAACTGCTCAACTACTAAGATGTTTCCTCGCTAAGAAATTACTCCATTGAAAGGAGCACCAAATAGGAAATGAGTAGCCATTAATTGTTTTAAATAGGTTAATGGGAGTTGCACAAGGTTTTTTCATTCTGCTAAATATGTGTCCTACTCGTATGTTGGGAGTAAGGCAACAGCAGGGTTTGTAGTGCTCTTGTACCAAGCTGCTGTCCCTCAGTTGGCCGGGGCCAGGCTGGTGTCACTTCAGAGACCAGCTGGGAACAGGAGATGATCCACAACCAAAGTGCTCTGTCTCCGTCCCTGCAAGCTGGTTCCACACGGTgcctgctgctgttgtgctgaaGAATCTGAAGTTATTTCCTCAGCACCAGAACCTGGCATTTCTGATGCCCTGCACAGGAAGAGTGGATGTCTACTCATGATTTTTGAGCTCATTTGCTTCAAAGAACGCGCCCATTGACACTGAGCTCCTCCTCGCTGAGCTACAAGATCAGGTATTCGGTTTTAACCATGTCCGTGTTCTGCTTCTCTTACCTTTAGATATTGAATGTCTTTAGAGCAGCTGAGTTCTGGCAGGCCAGCAGCTTTCATCAGTGCAAACAAGTGCAGGAAGAGAAGACCGTGGCGCCTCAGGATCATATAGGCCTTTTCACAGTAACCCCTGAATctgttcagaaaggaaaatgaggcAAGGGAATGAAGACTACAAGATATGCCATTTTATAAAGCAAGACCAGGTATTAGTCTAACCCTGCTGTCTGCACTCATGCCTACCAAGCTCTTTCACTTGATCTAGCAAGTAGATAATCATTTATGTGCGTATAGACATCTATAGGCTACGTATCATTGGGGGAAATAAATAACTCCTGAAAATTCAGAGCTTAAAAAGCTTGAGTTTAACTGCTAATGCTTACCTTTCAAACTTCTCATTGTTGTTAGTTTTTCCTTGCTGGATGACATGCACAAAGTCGTAGGTTAAGATGAACGGAACCCGTTCTCTATTAATACCAAATTTAGTCTTGAAGTTTCCCAAAAAGTGACCAAAATCAATATGGAACAGctgaaaataaggaagaaaaaaaaatattttcagagtagTATCTATTTTATTGTGATCAGTGTTGAGTTCTCTTCACAGTTCCTGTACTCAAGAGATACTGGCCATAGGATttagggaaggagaaaagtgaCCTCTCCGTGGCACTTCTTTGGGAAAACAGGCAATATTTACTTGCCAAGATACTCTCTAGTGTAATTAGATGTTGGATAGGACAGAAAAGCTACTTACCCCTTCAATACTTTGTATATCTGAAGAAATTTATCTTTGTCTGTAAAGCCTTAGTGTGTCACTGGTAGAAGCAGACAGAGAACTGCAGTGGAACGGGCCCCCCCACCAGTGCATCTGCGGTCCCAGGCCGGTGGGGAAAGAAGATGTCCTGTTTTGAAGTTGCAGCACTGGGGCAGCCACGGGGAGGATCCCATGCAGAACCTTGCCCGCTGTGGCAATTGTGCAGAGCAGCTGTGAACCCCAGATCCACAAACCCCAGGGCTGTACCGCGGGCATCGGCTCCCCCAAGTGGACAAATAACTGAGTGGCCTCCGCTctgcagaaacagatttttaacccccctccctgcccagcacttTTTTTGCTAATGGGGAGAAGAGTCAGTCCTAGATATAAGCGCTGTGCTGCTCGTCACAGcccagggagggagggtggtgtCTTGTTAGCAAATGACACCGTGTCTCTGTCCCTGCTGTGACCACAAAACAAAGGCACTACCAGCTTTCTTTGACCATGGCTGCTTGATTTACAGGCATAAGATGTAGAGGAGCGGGATGCTACACAGAGAGCGCAGGTAGGTAGTTGTGCATACCTGAGAGAGACGAGTCTCAAAACACCAGCAAccaatttctttcaaatattaaCCAACTAGGTGACTTCACTGGACTTGCAGGGGACTTCCCTTGCATTGTCTAGCACAGGGTTATTTTAAGGCTTTGTGGAATTACAATTAAACAAGAAAGATAGTTCAGACTTCTCCCTTTACCCAAATATTACTGATATAATTAAGTAAGTATGTGTCCTGTTAccaaagggattttctttttcctagttttGCCCTTTGTCTTCCAAACAGCGTACGAGAAGACATAAACTCTGGTAGCTATTTTTGTGGAATAGAGAAGTAAAGGAATCAGTACAGGTATCAGAGTGAAATTAGAACCATGCTGACCACttgcatgcattttaaaaaaaaaaaaaacaaacccacaaaccaaacaccacaacaATTTTCTAGGAGGAGCTATAAGCGATTTGTGACACTGCTGAAGCCAAGGAAGTCTTCAGGCTGATAAGCACAGTGCTTGAGTTTGCATCTGCAGACAATTTTAGGTCTGAGCAGTATGAATTGCTCCACTGTAATTTCGAAGTGAGTATTAACAGCCGCAGCTGACGGCAGTGATGTTTACGGAATTGTAATTCAagttataaaactgtatttaccCTCTCAATGATAGAAGCTATTGAGAATATTTGTCCAGTCTGCCTCTCGGCTGGGAGGTGAGGTACATTCCTTAGCAGAGGGGTTGCACTGGGATGTATCTGTCCATTGCTAAGTAGCATTCGTGCCCCTCTTCCAGTACTTCAACAGCAGCGTGAGTCCCCATACCTGGCCAGTTTCCCGGATCATGATGTTGTCACTGTGCCGGTCACCTATCCCCAGCACGTACGTTGCCACGCAGTACCCAGCGCAGGAAAGAGTGAACTCCTCTATAGCTTGTTCTAATGCGTCACTAAAGAGGGTAAGAAAAAGATTGAAAGAGAATTTTACTTTGAACCTCATCACTGGGAAAATTGTTTCTATACCCTGCAGGAGAAGGTAAGAGGATCACGTTTGAATTTCTGTAGTGCTCTCCAGAGGCAGTACTCCCGTCCAGGCTTCACAAAAACTAGCTGCAAAAACAGCTATCTGGAATTGGAGAGGTCCGGATGTGGTTGTGTCCACAATCTCAACGAAAATTGTATAGTCTCAATTAAATTGACTCATTTCTAGATCTCCACAGATCCAAAAGACAAAGTGGGCACCTAGAATGGTTGCTGTTGGTGCCCTGCTACATCAGAGAAGCACTGGTGTCCTGCTGCTGTCTGTATCTGGTAAAACCCCAAGCTACACAACCtttctgatgctttcttttttcgCCTCCCAATTTTGGCATTAccccttctgccccttttccAGCTGCCACCACACCGACTATCTATCTCTGGAGAAGGTAACAGGACCCGAGGGGAAGATCAATGTTTGGACGGTGCTACCTTAAGCTATGAAAGATCAAAAAAGCTTGCAAATAGTAACCCAGACACCTCCATTTCAGCTCAGCACCCATACAGATCCACATGATGCCTTCCAGTGGGCCAAGCAGCCATAGATATTGTGAGACAGCATGGAAACATGcacaactgaaggaaaaaaattgatcaGAGCAGAAGAAATGCCTCTGTCTGGAGGGAAGCAGTAAAGCGGCACAGAGTACAAGGTAAGCCCACTCACCCTGGGTTCTTGGATTTCAGCCAGTTCAGCAGTGCATCCTTGTTGAAGGCTGCAGTGGCCACCATGTTGCTCTTGTTCAGCTGGATGTTGGCAATGGTGTCTGAATGCATGACTACTTCTATCAGTCCAGTCTTGTCTCCTGTGGAGAGGCAGCCATAAGGGGTCATCCTGCAGAGATGAAAGAGACCCTTCCACTGAAATCTCACCCAGAACTGGGTCGTGTTGACTTTTAAACTTTCCCTTGTCTGCCCTATCTACTCTGCATTTCTAGCCCTCAGTACCACACATCCCGACTAGCTGCTCACGGAATACTAGACAGACCTGTCAGGGATAAAATAAGCTTGCAGACAAATGGCCTCACCATACGTGCTTTATCGTTGCAGGACAACTGCGCGCACATTACTCACCTCAGGTCCAGGCCCTCCTGCTTCCACAGGATGTCCATCAACTGGATCATCTGCAGAGTCAGCATGTCCTGACGAAGATCTGTGCAGcgttacaaaggaaaaaagggtcATAAGCACCTCCCATTCTCCCCTCCTCTTGAGCTCTTGCAAGCGGTGCGAGTTCTGCCCCTGAAGCAGGCTGTGAGAGGGCCTTGGCCATGTTTGTCACTCGCTAGGTCTAGCTAATAAAGAACATCAGCACAGAGCAGGGTGTACTGGTGCAGTAGTAGTGTAAAGCCACCACACTAGATATCTTAACTCAGACATGATTATGCTGATGGAGGTAGACGCTACTTGACTTTGCCAaagctcttcccacagcagcccatGCAGCACTTTAGAAAACGTTTGTCTGGACATGACAGTGAGCAGCAGCCGCTCCAACCCTCCAAAGCTTGGACTATGTAGTTCTTTCAGACCTCACATCAGGTTCCTTTTTACTGTGCAAGGGGTATCCAGCTACTACTGTGCTAAAATCTTAATGAAGAGGGTGGCAAGTAAAACAAAGAGGAGAATTTATTCTATCTCCAGATTACTGTCAAAAAACTCAAATAAGTTGATGGTCCTTGTTTACACAACATCTTAATGGTCCCTATTTAGACCCACTCACCATAATAAATATTTGAGTCTATTTATGCTTATGAAGACACATTGTTCAAAGACTTACcatctccatttttaaaaataatacccaCTCCACCTCCACCTGTCTCTTCATTGTTAAACACAATCCATAAAGGTTTCATTTTGGAGTCCATAAAGGTGCATTGATCCACActggaggaaacaaaaatattaccgTCAGACTTTCCATCTATTAAAAAACTGGCCATCTAAGCTGCAAATTCAACAGCGTCCATAAATGCTAACAGACTGGTGACTTCCACGAGGAAAGAGGACCTTAGGGTAGCCTGGCTCGACCGCTGGACAAAGCCAGCGGCGCAAATTAAGAGATGCAGTGATCTTCCTTACCAGACTTCAGCGAGGATAATGTTGGGGTTCAGGGGGGACTGGAGGTGGGAAAGTGCTTCGCGATACGTTTCCTGCTTCATGCACACGTGCATCATCTCCTTGGTTTGAGGCTTGGTGGTCTTCTGAGAACTCACTTTAACAAAGTCATTCAGAGCTTTCATCTTGTTGAGTGCTTCTCCCTGAAAAaaggcggggaggggacagggttaACAAACAGGAAATTCCTGGAGAAAgtttaaaaactattaaaatctACTATGAAACGTAAACCATGGTTGTATCTCTTATCTTCTCTTCAACTTACATTGcaacaaaacaaatacagtagTGTCTGCTTAAGCTGCAGTcccaaatatcaggaaaaaacacACTTTATCAAGCATAAAGGAAGAAGTGAGGTGCAATGACTAGAAAGGTCAAAAACATATGAGATGTATAGCCCCCGCCCTTCAGTGGTTTTGGGGAGTTCTGGTTATGCTAAAGCACCACTCAGTCTGAAAAATAGAAGCAGTGCTGGTTGTGGGCACATCTTAGATAAGACTTCATGTATACATGAGTGAGTTCCTCACTTCTCAATTAGGTACAGTGATCCTTGACAGGTAACAGAGCAGGATTACCTCCACGCGGCAACGGAAGGAAAGAGCGTGCTGCTCTGAAGCAGCCAGCCAATTGTGATCAGCTCCTACTAAATGGTAACTCATTCAACTCCTACCAACAGCAGCGGCCTTTGAACACTTCAAACCGTTCTAGACACATAGTGTAGTTTGGGACATGAGCAGGTGAGCAAGAGATAAGTCACATAATGGGGAACTCCAGGCTCTTTATAAGATATGCCACACCAATATAAGTAGGGGggtttttgtattgcttttttttttcctattgctgaTAACATTAAGTTGGAAAAGCTAACAGCTGAGACCCAGCTCCAAGCAAGAGGGAAGTCAGCCTTAAGGCTAAAAGCAGTTTTTACCTGTTTCATCAAAACTTTCATATGGTGGGTGCTGCCTCTGCAGTACGCTTCCAGGATCAGGCCAAACCTCAAGGCAACTGCAGGAACATGCATCTCTGACCTAGGGGAGAAGGGAAGTTAAAGCAATTCTGACTCACTGCGGAGAGTGACTAATTCTCCCACTTGTGACACCacaaggaggggggggaggagggtgcagAATATCAGCTGCTGCTTAGGTTCTTTCTATGTactagggaggggaaaaaaaatacgcAGCCACCCCAGAAGGTGATGTAGAAAAACCATTGCTTGAAGCAATGAGACATCTTTCTGGATGACTGAATTGCTAACCACTCCTTTGAGAACATCACTTAAGGAGCAAGGACAGCTCAGAGCCTATGGCTCAGAACTGGCAGGTGGCCACGGACGTCCAAAGTAAATTTCAACTTATaggtatgcgtgtgtgtgtatatatatatatgtttatatattaacaaaaaaattctgaaagcagaacttaatccaaacaccaccaccactacaagaggaaaaaaaattaacaaacaaacaaagatttTGTATCCTCCTGGAAAAACCCTTATTTAGTCTCCCAGGTAAAAGGCAGCAGTTCCTGGGTTTTGGGAATCACAGCAAGGAAATCCCAGCAATGCTTTGATGAAAAGACACTAGCTAAAGGACAGCCAACAGCCTTTAAATAAATACCCTGGCATCTATACGTACAGACACGCTCACTGTCTCACTTCACAGAGCAATGAGGAAACCAGTAAATGCTGGTTTCACTTGATTACTGAGAAAAAGCCCAAAACATTTTGCTTGTTACCTCAGATGCCAGAAGAGGAAGTGGCCGATCTTGCGGTTGGATAATGCCCTGTCCAGCAGGAACTTGGTTAATTCACAGTCTAAGTAGGATTCGTACTTGAGCACCTGGACAAGCTGTAGCAGGTACCGGAACAATTCATGATCTCtgtggacagaaaggaaaaataagacaacCTTATCTTTACTGCAAAACAAGTGTACTTGCAAAAACTGTAAAGACAAGACTGTCAGCCTTGTTCACAGTCCCCCTCAGCAGCCCTAAACATAAATAGAAAGGGGCTCTGCATATCCCTTGTGGATAACACTTACGTCAGCTTCTTTAATGAGTTGATAGCAAAGGAACCAACATAACGGTCGGGAAAGCTAAAATCCAGCAGTTCCAAGGCATTCAGGACAGGCAACTCCGGCCAGGTCTGAAGCAGGGAAATCatctgtaaggggaaaaaaaaatagcaaaaaaaggaACAAGGTTTTTATGGCAAGGGATATAAATCTAAAATTCTACTGATGGAAGACCAGCTCCTTTGTGGGGGGCAAACCCTCTATATCTTAGTCATTATTTATAGACGCCTCAGTGCAAGTTTGCAGAGACCAGGCCAAAACCCATCCGTCTAACCTTTCTAGGAAGGCTGACAGGAGGAGCCATCCAAGGCCACGGCAGGATTACTATTTGCTGGACCACAATTAGTGAaataagctctttgggaaaagacCATTTCTGCAGCATAGTAACGTAGACTAGCAAGGGACCTTTAGACGATCCTGTCAAATCTCTTGAAGTAAGGAGGGATGAGCAGCACAGACATCCCTAACTGATGTCTGATGTTGTCAGTGAAAGAGATTCACGGACCCCCTGAGGTAGCCTGTGCTGGTCTCTCATTGTCAGTTAAGAACATCCAATCCAGATCCTATTTCTGCCATAaattaaacagacttttttcttgCCTCCAGTTTCTAGAGGGA
The window above is part of the Chroicocephalus ridibundus chromosome 16, bChrRid1.1, whole genome shotgun sequence genome. Proteins encoded here:
- the PIK3CD gene encoding phosphatidylinositol 4,5-bisphosphate 3-kinase catalytic subunit delta isoform isoform X3, which produces MSYAIKKQATVFRHETVENPEDYTLQVNGKCEYLYGNYPLYQFQYIRSCLHRGLTPHLTMVHSSTIIAMRDEQINCIASPPKMAAKPPPLPKKKPNYGSLWSLEQPFYVELVQGSKVNADERMKLVVQAGLFHGNEMLCKTVSSSEVNVCSEPVWKQRLDFDINICDLPRMARLCFALYAVIEKAKKARSTKKKSKKADCPIAWVNVMLFDYKDQLKTGECCLHMWSSFPDEKGELLNPMGTVQCNPNTESAAALVICFPSVASHPVYYPSFEQLLELGRNGEQPRAAPEDPEEKLQLKEILERRSHTELYEHEKDLVWKMRYDIRDQYPQALAKLLIITKWNKHEDVAQMISLLQTWPELPVLNALELLDFSFPDRYVGSFAINSLKKLTDHELFRYLLQLVQVLKYESYLDCELTKFLLDRALSNRKIGHFLFWHLRSEMHVPAVALRFGLILEAYCRGSTHHMKVLMKQGEALNKMKALNDFVKVSSQKTTKPQTKEMMHVCMKQETYREALSHLQSPLNPNIILAEVCVDQCTFMDSKMKPLWIVFNNEETGGGGVGIIFKNGDDLRQDMLTLQMIQLMDILWKQEGLDLRMTPYGCLSTGDKTGLIEVVMHSDTIANIQLNKSNMVATAAFNKDALLNWLKSKNPGDALEQAIEEFTLSCAGYCVATYVLGIGDRHSDNIMIRETGQLFHIDFGHFLGNFKTKFGINRERVPFILTYDFVHVIQQGKTNNNEKFERFRGYCEKAYMILRRHGLLFLHLFALMKAAGLPELSCSKDIQYLKDSLALGKTDEEALKHFRLKFNEALRESWKTKVNWLAHNVSKDNRQ